The following are from one region of the Candidatus Aminicenantes bacterium genome:
- the lpdA gene encoding dihydrolipoyl dehydrogenase, whose protein sequence is MVDIAFLGGGPAGYEGAITAARQGLKALVVEKHKLGGTCLQWGCIPTKTLIHAARMLQMAAGGRRYGLQGGEGVSLDPEALDKQKDRVVSKLTRGIEFLLKENAVEWENGSGRVVAGDTIRMQDGREIKARHIVIATGSRMAELPHIKIDEERIIGSRQALNVSPLPGRLLVIGAGAIGIENAFIYRWLGSEVTVVELMDQIVPGSDMEVAAILAAEMKKQKIRIHTATRTGSVRVENKVVKAEFESADKQWDGEFDKVLLAVGRRPVTMDVFDPALPIQLDKQGFIQVDENLKTGLEGVYACGDVIGQPLLAHKASHQAMAIVNHILHGRPVHHHAVPAAVFTNPEMASVGLTEKEARERYGDELKVGRFPYAAGSRANAVDEKAGLVKVLAAPDNTVLGAHIVGAEAAELIPPLTLAVEKGMKADDLLNLTFVHPTLGENVWEALAAICGRAVHI, encoded by the coding sequence ATGGTTGATATCGCTTTTCTGGGCGGCGGGCCCGCCGGATATGAAGGGGCCATAACGGCAGCGCGCCAGGGTTTGAAGGCCCTGGTGGTTGAAAAGCACAAGTTGGGGGGCACTTGTTTGCAGTGGGGATGCATCCCCACCAAGACCCTGATACACGCCGCCCGCATGCTTCAAATGGCCGCCGGCGGGCGTCGCTATGGCCTGCAGGGCGGAGAGGGTGTATCGCTTGACCCCGAAGCGTTGGACAAGCAGAAAGATCGAGTGGTATCCAAATTGACCCGTGGAATCGAGTTCCTGTTAAAAGAAAACGCAGTGGAATGGGAGAACGGCAGCGGTCGGGTTGTTGCGGGCGACACCATCCGCATGCAGGACGGACGTGAGATCAAGGCCCGGCACATCGTTATCGCGACCGGTTCACGCATGGCGGAGCTGCCCCACATAAAGATTGACGAAGAGCGTATCATCGGCTCGCGCCAAGCCCTGAATGTTTCCCCGCTGCCCGGGCGCCTCCTGGTGATCGGTGCCGGCGCCATCGGCATAGAGAATGCCTTTATCTATCGTTGGCTGGGTTCTGAAGTCACCGTGGTGGAACTCATGGATCAGATTGTTCCCGGCAGTGACATGGAGGTGGCCGCCATTTTAGCCGCCGAGATGAAAAAGCAGAAGATCCGTATCCATACGGCCACGCGCACCGGCTCGGTGCGTGTAGAGAATAAAGTGGTCAAGGCGGAATTTGAAAGTGCAGACAAACAGTGGGACGGGGAGTTCGACAAGGTGCTGCTGGCCGTGGGACGACGCCCCGTGACCATGGATGTTTTTGATCCCGCCCTGCCCATTCAACTGGACAAACAGGGTTTTATCCAGGTAGATGAGAATCTCAAGACCGGCCTGGAAGGTGTATACGCCTGCGGCGATGTAATTGGCCAACCCCTGTTGGCGCATAAGGCCTCTCATCAGGCCATGGCCATCGTCAACCATATCCTGCACGGCCGGCCCGTACACCATCATGCCGTACCCGCCGCTGTGTTTACGAATCCGGAGATGGCCTCTGTCGGCTTGACGGAAAAGGAGGCGCGGGAACGGTATGGAGACGAGTTGAAAGTCGGCCGCTTTCCATATGCCGCCGGTTCGCGTGCCAATGCCGTGGATGAGAAAGCCGGCCTGGTCAAGGTCCTGGCCGCACCGGACAATACGGTTCTGGGGGCACACATTGTGGGCGCTGAAGCCGCGGAACTGATTCCGCCCCTGACCCTGGCGGTAGAGAAAGGCATGAAAGCGGATGATCTGCTGAACCTGACCTTTGTTCATCCCACCCTGGGAGAAAATGTCTGGGAGGCCCTGGCCGCAATCTGTGGCCGGGCCGTGCATATCTGA
- a CDS encoding pyridoxine 5'-phosphate synthase yields MKLAVKIDQVATLRQAREAREPDPVYAAVLAELSGADAIVVHLRQDRRHIQERDLKLLRTIVKTSLIMEMVPTMDMAKIALRTKPDTCVLVPESAEEVTSRGGLDVQMFSEKIEEVAGNLKAAGIAVSVLVDADMEQVKAVHRLGIREVQINTKPYAENWNNSYAVIELEKLRKAAAYAKKLNMRIQAGRGLDFQNVSAVVSVGEIDGLSMGHSLIANSVFMGLGESIKRMKLLISRKH; encoded by the coding sequence ATGAAACTGGCGGTTAAGATCGATCAAGTGGCCACTCTTCGCCAAGCCAGGGAAGCCAGGGAGCCGGATCCCGTATACGCCGCCGTGCTGGCGGAGTTATCCGGCGCCGATGCCATCGTGGTGCACCTGCGCCAGGATCGTCGTCACATTCAGGAACGGGACTTGAAATTGTTGCGCACCATTGTCAAAACCAGCCTGATCATGGAAATGGTGCCGACCATGGACATGGCCAAGATCGCCCTGCGCACCAAACCGGATACATGTGTGCTGGTACCTGAAAGCGCGGAAGAGGTCACCAGCCGGGGTGGACTGGACGTGCAGATGTTTTCCGAAAAGATCGAAGAGGTTGCGGGAAACCTCAAAGCGGCCGGGATAGCTGTTTCGGTGTTGGTGGATGCGGATATGGAACAGGTCAAGGCGGTTCACCGCCTGGGAATCCGCGAGGTTCAAATCAACACCAAACCCTATGCCGAGAACTGGAACAACAGTTATGCGGTGATTGAATTGGAAAAATTGCGCAAAGCCGCGGCTTATGCCAAGAAACTCAACATGCGCATCCAGGCGGGACGCGGACTGGATTTTCAGAACGTTTCAGCCGTTGTTTCAGTTGGTGAGATTGACGGCCTCAGTATGGGACATTCGCTGATCGCCAATTCAGTATTCATGGGATTGGGCGAGTCGATCAAACGCATGAAGCTGCTGATCAGTCGCAAGCACTGA
- the glmM gene encoding phosphoglucosamine mutase (catalyzes the conversion of glucosamine-6-phosphate to glucosamine-1-phosphate) encodes MPVPNDSLFGTDGIRGRWGVAPLDAASIECLGSALDMVMGPCRLLVGEDPRESSSRIRDHLLRGMSPRQQVATCGVIPTPGLSWGLRTGEWDWGIMITASHNPWMDNGIKLFAGDGTKADDRTQELVTAAFRRAEPKAGSGARQYRCQVAHEYATELRKWGADLNGNGISLVVDAANGAAAKIAPSLFSDLGYLVDMRGANPDGRNINENCGATHVETIQSAVRETGADLGVTLDGDGDRVLFVDCRGGLITGDHVLFALAGGMRKDRSRCLEGVVGTVMSNLGLELELTRRKIAFLRAPVGDRHVARVMREAGFILGGEPSGHTIYSPLQPTGDGLLTTLLFLGELGNEPAAAATRLCREMTWFAQETRSIHVEKKRDLDTWPELKQFKVQTLNRYGDRVRLLTRYSGTEPKLRLMAEAETEDLVRSILDELEALVGNDHNRDA; translated from the coding sequence ATGCCGGTTCCCAATGACTCTCTTTTTGGCACGGACGGGATCCGCGGTCGCTGGGGAGTCGCCCCCCTTGATGCTGCTTCCATAGAATGCCTGGGTTCCGCCTTGGACATGGTGATGGGCCCCTGTCGCTTGTTGGTGGGTGAAGATCCGCGGGAGTCGTCATCGCGAATCCGCGATCACTTGCTGCGGGGTATGAGCCCACGTCAGCAAGTGGCAACTTGCGGCGTGATTCCTACTCCCGGTTTGTCTTGGGGGTTGCGAACCGGAGAGTGGGACTGGGGGATTATGATTACCGCTTCGCACAATCCCTGGATGGACAACGGCATCAAGCTCTTTGCCGGGGACGGCACCAAAGCGGACGACCGCACGCAAGAGCTGGTTACGGCCGCATTCCGACGGGCTGAGCCTAAAGCCGGCAGCGGCGCCCGGCAGTATCGGTGTCAGGTTGCGCATGAGTACGCCACTGAACTGCGCAAGTGGGGTGCGGATCTGAACGGGAACGGCATTTCCCTGGTTGTGGATGCAGCCAATGGCGCCGCGGCAAAAATCGCGCCTTCGTTGTTTTCAGACCTGGGATATCTCGTGGACATGCGCGGCGCGAATCCGGATGGGCGCAACATCAACGAAAATTGCGGCGCCACCCACGTTGAAACAATCCAATCTGCGGTGCGGGAAACCGGCGCGGACCTGGGCGTCACCCTGGATGGTGACGGCGACCGCGTCTTGTTCGTGGATTGCAGAGGAGGGTTGATCACCGGGGACCATGTCCTTTTCGCCCTGGCCGGTGGCATGCGAAAAGACCGCTCCCGCTGTCTTGAGGGTGTGGTGGGTACGGTAATGTCCAACCTGGGCCTGGAGCTGGAGTTGACCCGCCGCAAAATTGCATTCCTGCGCGCGCCGGTAGGCGACCGCCACGTGGCACGGGTCATGCGCGAAGCGGGATTCATCCTGGGCGGTGAGCCATCCGGACACACCATCTATTCGCCCCTGCAACCCACCGGCGATGGTTTGCTGACAACACTGCTGTTTCTGGGTGAGTTGGGAAATGAGCCCGCGGCAGCGGCCACCCGCCTGTGCCGCGAAATGACATGGTTTGCCCAGGAGACCCGTTCCATTCACGTAGAAAAGAAACGTGACCTGGATACCTGGCCTGAATTAAAGCAATTCAAGGTTCAAACCCTTAATCGTTATGGTGACCGTGTGCGCCTGCTCACCCGATACTCCGGCACCGAGCCCAAGCTGCGCCTGATGGCGGAAGCGGAGACAGAGGATCTGGTGCGCTCCATACTGGATGAATTGGAAGCGTTGGTGGGCAATGACCACAACCGGGATGCATGA
- a CDS encoding TIGR00159 family protein: protein MIAEFIINAFSRFSFADILDIFFLFLLFYYLLLLIKGTKSYQMAVGLVLIGLISVIAGLLKLTAFSSILNNFLTYLIFAIIVLFQDELRKILTEIGSKLRTQYDKADRAEMVDEIVNAAAALSLSKVGAIMALEREINVKTYVNKPVKIDALVSKDLLLTIFTPNSPLHDGAVIISKGRIELARCFFPLPPLLELSPSGTRHLAAIGITQQTDCLAVVVSEETGKISLAVDGELIRGLDREGLKKRLHHHTL from the coding sequence ATGATCGCTGAATTCATCATCAACGCTTTTTCCCGCTTCTCATTTGCGGATATACTGGACATCTTTTTTCTTTTCCTCTTGTTCTACTACCTCTTGCTCTTGATCAAAGGCACCAAGTCCTACCAGATGGCTGTAGGGCTGGTTCTGATTGGTTTGATTTCCGTAATTGCCGGGCTGCTGAAACTGACGGCTTTTTCATCTATTCTAAACAACTTCCTGACCTACCTGATTTTTGCCATAATCGTATTGTTTCAGGATGAGTTGCGCAAGATCCTGACGGAAATCGGCAGCAAACTTCGCACCCAGTATGATAAAGCCGACCGTGCCGAAATGGTGGATGAGATTGTGAACGCCGCCGCCGCCCTATCGCTTTCCAAAGTCGGAGCCATCATGGCCCTTGAGCGGGAAATCAACGTCAAAACGTACGTGAACAAGCCCGTAAAGATCGACGCCCTGGTGAGCAAGGACTTGTTGTTGACAATCTTTACCCCCAATTCTCCTTTGCATGACGGCGCCGTGATTATCAGCAAGGGGCGGATTGAACTGGCGCGATGTTTTTTCCCCTTGCCGCCGCTGTTGGAGCTGAGTCCCTCGGGCACCCGGCACCTGGCCGCCATCGGCATTACCCAACAAACGGACTGTCTGGCCGTGGTGGTATCAGAAGAAACGGGCAAGATTTCACTGGCCGTAGACGGTGAATTGATCCGCGGCCTGGACCGGGAAGGTTTGAAAAAACGCCTGCATCATCACACTTTGTGA
- a CDS encoding ATP-dependent metallopeptidase FtsH/Yme1/Tma family protein has product MTNFRNINRNINQKGPRGFLFWVAAFIMIILLWNLLSDVSSGGVEKLSFSQFMAKVENGEVINAYISGNTVSGKLADAAGTGNVLRYEAAVPVNYPDLIDSLRKHGVNIEIEELNKNEWLSILLSSAPLLILIFFWVALMRQQSGGKAFTFGKSKARLFSGEKNKVTFKDVAGVEEAKDELQEIIEFLREPKRFQRLGGKIPKGVLLIGPPGTGKTLLARAIAGEANVPFFSISGSDFVELFVGVGASRVRDLFEEGKKHAPCLIFIDEIDAVGRQRGAGLGGGHDEREQTLNQLLVEMDGFDANEGVIIIAATNRPDILDSALLRPGRFDRRVVVSTPDVGGREAILKVHVRNIPLARNVSLKVLARSTPGFTGADIANLVNEAALRASRLDKKKVEMKDFEYAKDKVLMGSERKSMIISDKEKRITAYHEAGHALIAALEKEADPLHKVSIIPRGMALGVTQQLPLNDKYTYSKEYLQAQLSVLLAGRVSEEIFLNQITTGAGNDFERATSIARKMVCEWGMSPMGPLAFGQKDEMVFLGRDMMVHNEYSEETARQIDREIKKIIDEAYGNARSIMEKHRRELETIAGLLLEKESLSSAEIQLVLAGKADEVKGTTGSKKTAAKTSTAKTRRT; this is encoded by the coding sequence ATGACCAATTTCAGAAATATCAATCGCAATATCAATCAGAAAGGACCACGTGGATTTCTCTTCTGGGTGGCTGCTTTTATCATGATCATCCTGTTGTGGAACCTGCTCTCGGATGTCTCATCCGGCGGCGTGGAAAAGTTGAGTTTCTCCCAGTTTATGGCCAAAGTGGAAAATGGCGAAGTCATTAACGCATACATTTCGGGAAATACCGTTTCAGGCAAGCTTGCAGACGCCGCGGGAACCGGCAATGTGCTGCGTTACGAGGCCGCGGTTCCCGTAAACTATCCCGACCTCATTGACAGTCTGCGCAAGCATGGCGTCAATATTGAAATCGAGGAACTGAACAAGAACGAGTGGCTTTCCATCCTGTTGTCTTCCGCTCCGCTGTTGATTTTGATCTTTTTCTGGGTGGCCCTGATGCGCCAGCAGAGCGGCGGCAAAGCGTTTACTTTCGGCAAGAGCAAGGCGCGCCTGTTCTCCGGAGAAAAAAACAAGGTTACGTTCAAAGACGTGGCCGGAGTCGAGGAAGCCAAGGATGAGCTCCAGGAGATCATTGAATTCCTGCGCGAACCCAAGCGTTTCCAGCGCCTGGGCGGAAAAATTCCCAAGGGCGTTTTGCTCATCGGTCCGCCGGGAACCGGCAAAACCCTGCTTGCCCGGGCCATTGCCGGTGAAGCCAATGTGCCGTTCTTTTCAATCTCCGGGTCCGATTTCGTGGAGCTATTCGTGGGTGTGGGCGCATCACGGGTGCGCGACCTCTTCGAGGAGGGCAAGAAGCACGCTCCCTGCCTGATCTTTATCGATGAAATCGATGCGGTCGGGCGCCAACGGGGCGCGGGACTGGGCGGTGGACACGATGAGCGGGAACAGACCCTTAACCAGTTGCTGGTGGAAATGGACGGCTTTGACGCCAATGAGGGAGTCATCATTATCGCCGCCACCAACCGTCCGGATATCCTTGATTCCGCACTGTTGCGCCCCGGGCGCTTCGATCGCCGCGTGGTGGTGTCCACTCCCGATGTGGGCGGACGGGAAGCCATCCTCAAGGTCCATGTGCGCAACATTCCCCTGGCGCGCAACGTCAGTTTGAAAGTGCTGGCGCGGTCCACCCCGGGATTTACCGGCGCCGATATCGCCAACCTGGTCAACGAGGCGGCGCTGCGGGCCAGCCGCCTGGACAAGAAAAAAGTCGAGATGAAAGACTTTGAATACGCCAAGGACAAGGTGCTCATGGGCTCCGAGCGCAAGAGCATGATCATCTCGGACAAAGAAAAGCGCATCACCGCCTACCATGAGGCCGGCCATGCCCTGATCGCCGCCCTGGAGAAAGAGGCCGACCCCCTGCACAAGGTCTCCATTATCCCCCGCGGCATGGCACTGGGGGTGACCCAGCAGCTTCCCCTCAACGACAAGTACACCTATTCAAAGGAGTATCTACAGGCACAATTGTCCGTTTTGCTGGCCGGGCGCGTCTCAGAAGAGATATTTCTGAACCAGATCACCACCGGAGCGGGAAACGACTTTGAGCGGGCCACCTCCATTGCGCGCAAGATGGTATGCGAGTGGGGCATGTCTCCCATGGGTCCCCTGGCTTTCGGCCAGAAAGACGAAATGGTGTTTCTCGGTCGCGACATGATGGTGCACAACGAATACTCAGAGGAGACGGCCCGCCAGATCGATCGGGAGATCAAGAAGATCATCGATGAGGCTTATGGCAATGCCCGTTCGATCATGGAAAAGCACCGCCGGGAACTGGAAACCATCGCCGGTTTGCTGTTGGAAAAAGAATCACTTTCCTCCGCGGAGATCCAATTGGTTCTTGCGGGAAAAGCGGATGAGGTGAAAGGCACAACCGGCAGTAAAAAGACCGCCGCCAAAACCAGTACAGCCAAAACCAGGCGCACATGA